A genomic window from Lotus japonicus ecotype B-129 chromosome 1, LjGifu_v1.2 includes:
- the LOC130732061 gene encoding transcription factor HEC3-like: protein MDTNQNATTTFTNVTNNTWNLERMKTSGGENNMTIFHNDHQIPIGLGIWPNNYHTPSSPSPSPSATTMLSSSFLSDMLGINIEEDEGEEEDKEEDEELGAMKEMMYKIAVMQPVDIDPAAIRKPKRKNVRISDDPQSVAARHRRERISEKIRILQRLVPGGTKMDTASMLDEAIHYVKFLKRQIRLLQSTPNSQHHQQHPPPTPTSCNVPGFTSELFLATTGSYWPFAPTIVLQGSTTTTTSALGHGYAGDDGFKHHEVVSE, encoded by the coding sequence ATGGACACCAACCAGAATGCTACTACCACATTCACAAATGTTACAAATAACACTTGGAATCTTGAGAGGATGAAAACAAGTGGGGGTGAGAACAACATGACTATCTTCCATAATGACCATCAAATTCCAATAGGCCTTGGAATCTGGCCTAACAATTACCACACACcatcctcaccctcaccctcaccctcagcCACCACAATGCTCTCTTCAAGCTTCCTCAGTGATATGCTTGGAATCAACATCGAAGAAGACGAAGGCGAAGAAGAggataaagaagaagatgaagagctaGGAGCGATGAAGGAGATGATGTACAAGATTGCGGTGATGCAGCCGGTGGACATCGACCCGGCCGCCATCAGAAAACCAAAGAGGAAGAACGTGCGCATAAGTGATGACCCGCAGAGCGTGGCTGCACGGCACAGGCGAGAGAGGATAAGTGAGAAGATCCGCATCTTGCAAAGACTCGTCCCTGGTGGAACCAAAATGGACACTGCTTCCATGCTGGATGAAGCCATTCACTATGTCAAGTTCTTGAAGAGGCAAATCAGGTTGCTCCAATCAACCCCAAATTCTCAACATCATCAACAACACCCTCCTCCAACACCAACAAGTTGCAATGTTCCTGGTTTTACTAGTGAATTGTTTTTGGCCACCACCGGTAGTTATTGGCCTTTTGCACCAACTATAGTACTGCAAGgttccactaccaccaccacctccgccCTAGGACATGGCTATGCTGGTGATGATGGCTTTAAGCATCATGAGGTAGTTAGTGAATGA